From the genome of Podospora bellae-mahoneyi strain CBS 112042 chromosome 2, whole genome shotgun sequence:
CTCGCAACCCGCCACTCCATTGCAGAGTACCGTGAAGCCACCAGCTCATCCGCCTCTCAGCTCTCAGGCTTCATTTACATTGAGGCCGACCGCAAAAATGACGACTCCAAGGACTGGTCAGAACCATTGAATGAGCTAGCTTGGATGCGTCGGATCATTGAGGGCAAGCCTCAGGAGGGTGAAGGCCATACTGCTGATAATGCCAAGCTATGTCTGGGAATCATTCCTTGGGCTCCTATTGCTTCTGGCTTGCCTAAGCTGAAGGAGTACATTGCTACTGTGGAGGAACAAGCTGGGGAGGCTGCTTGGGCAAAGGTGAAAGGTTTCCGGTATTTGTTGCAGGACAAGCCGAACAAGACAGGGTTGACAGAGGAGTTCATTGATGGGTTGAAGTtgctgggggagaagggctGGGTATTTGATGCTGGCGTCGACCAGCataggagagggagggtgcagttggaggagctggtggagattATTGACCGGGCTCATGATGGtgtggaagatgaagacaaGAAGGTGGTGTTCA
Proteins encoded in this window:
- the LRA2 gene encoding L-rhamnono-gamma-lactonase (EggNog:ENOG503NWKA; COG:S), which encodes MSIPIIDSHIHLWNEAEAPSHNWYASDSPLATRHSIAEYREATSSSASQLSGFIYIEADRKNDDSKDWSEPLNELAWMRRIIEGKPQEGEGHTADNAKLCLGIIPWAPIASGLPKLKEYIATVEEQAGEAAWAKVKGFRYLLQDKPNKTGLTEEFIDGLKLLGEKGWVFDAGVDQHRRGRVQLEELVEIIDRAHDGVEDEDKKVVFIINHLCKPDLTIISQTDPSFIAWRSAMFTLGKCRRTYMKLSGLFEEMSDSLKTQSAEQIFSAILPWLAVVIAAFGPERIMFGSNWPVCTVGVGEEAWKKWHKIVDMMCDMAGLSQEDQTMVWSGTAKKAYNLEG